The following are from one region of the Caldalkalibacillus salinus genome:
- the nikB gene encoding nickel ABC transporter permease — MRRMLSIIGARMGQLVIMVFVLSLATFVLMKVTPGDPIRSILNVDEIATTTAEEEQLLKEYGFDQPLLTQYTQWLKGVVQLDLGLSMISSEPVLGMIMSRLPATLALTAGGFMVLLCITVPLGLVGALYEGRWPDYVTRWIALLGASIPSFWLGLLFIYFFSLKLNLLPVMGMGSIEHYILPSVTLGMAMAPMYIRLLRERLITTLQSSYIEAARARGLRESTILFGHALKGSLMSVVTLFGLSMGSLLGGITVIEMLFSWPGMGELIVQAVMDRDYPVIQGYILIVGCLVVLINLVVDLTYGLLNPEIQHGKEWAS, encoded by the coding sequence ATGCGGAGAATGTTATCTATTATAGGGGCTAGAATGGGGCAGCTGGTCATCATGGTATTCGTGTTATCTTTGGCCACTTTTGTGCTCATGAAGGTCACACCAGGAGACCCGATCAGATCTATACTAAACGTAGACGAGATCGCCACGACCACAGCTGAAGAAGAGCAATTACTCAAAGAGTATGGTTTTGATCAACCTTTACTCACGCAATATACTCAGTGGCTAAAGGGTGTTGTTCAGTTGGATTTAGGCCTATCAATGATATCCTCAGAGCCCGTTTTAGGTATGATCATGAGTCGATTACCTGCCACGCTTGCTTTGACCGCTGGAGGTTTTATGGTTCTCCTATGTATCACAGTGCCCTTAGGTTTAGTAGGGGCATTGTACGAAGGTCGGTGGCCGGATTATGTGACACGCTGGATAGCACTGCTCGGTGCCTCCATTCCGAGTTTTTGGTTAGGGTTGCTGTTCATCTACTTTTTTTCGTTAAAGTTAAACCTGCTCCCCGTTATGGGGATGGGGTCTATCGAACATTATATCCTACCTTCAGTAACACTAGGGATGGCCATGGCGCCCATGTATATTCGCCTACTGAGAGAACGCCTGATTACGACGTTACAAAGCTCGTATATCGAAGCGGCTAGGGCAAGGGGCTTGCGTGAATCTACCATATTGTTCGGACACGCGCTCAAAGGGAGTCTTATGTCTGTGGTCACCTTGTTCGGGTTAAGTATGGGAAGTCTACTGGGGGGCATTACGGTGATTGAAATGCTATTCTCCTGGCCTGGCATGGGAGAACTTATTGTACAAGCCGTGATGGACCGTGACTATCCCGTCATCCAGGGTTACATTCTTATCGTGGGTTGTCTTGTGGTATTGATTAATCTTGTTGTGGATTTGACGTATGGCTTGTTAAACCCCGAGATCCAGCATGGAAAGGAGTGGGCATCATGA
- the nikC gene encoding nickel transporter permease translates to MSVAQTRMTARARHPSLIVGLVLATCLAIVACFGGSLAPHDPFYVDMENRLQSASVTHWLGTDHLGRDVFSRIVYGAQLTVGLSVLAILMSVGIGVPIGLVSGYLGGKLDAFFMRIIDGILAFPDFILAVAIAGILGPSLTNIIMAIVLVRWIMYARVVRGLVLAEKEQAYVLVSRLACSHPLKTIRLHIWPHVLPDIIVMVAIDVGKVILLISSLSYIGLGAQPPMPEWGAMLNDGQGFFQVNPALMIYPGLAIIMTVLCCQLLGDGLKSYFDIRKRRGEG, encoded by the coding sequence ATGAGCGTCGCGCAAACCAGAATGACAGCACGTGCGCGTCATCCCAGTTTGATTGTGGGCCTGGTATTGGCGACTTGTCTAGCTATTGTGGCATGCTTTGGTGGCAGCCTTGCCCCCCACGATCCATTTTATGTGGACATGGAAAACAGGCTACAAAGTGCCTCAGTGACTCATTGGTTAGGAACGGACCACCTAGGACGAGATGTTTTCTCCAGGATTGTCTATGGCGCCCAATTGACCGTCGGCCTAAGCGTGTTGGCCATTCTCATGTCTGTCGGCATAGGCGTCCCGATCGGTCTGGTTTCTGGGTATCTAGGTGGGAAGCTGGATGCTTTTTTTATGAGAATAATCGATGGTATTCTGGCTTTTCCTGACTTTATTCTGGCGGTGGCGATCGCTGGCATTTTAGGCCCGAGTTTAACGAATATTATCATGGCCATTGTACTGGTGCGCTGGATTATGTACGCTCGTGTCGTCCGCGGTCTTGTCCTCGCTGAAAAAGAGCAAGCATATGTCCTCGTATCAAGACTCGCTTGTTCCCATCCCTTGAAAACGATTCGGTTGCATATATGGCCGCATGTGTTACCAGATATCATTGTGATGGTTGCCATTGATGTCGGCAAGGTCATACTACTCATCTCTAGCCTGTCCTATATCGGCCTTGGTGCCCAGCCGCCTATGCCAGAGTGGGGGGCCATGCTCAATGATGGGCAAGGATTCTTCCAGGTCAATCCGGCTCTTATGATCTATCCAGGCCTCGCCATCATAATGACCGTACTGTGTTGCCAGTTGCTAGGGGACGGTTTAAAAAGCTACTTCGACATTCGTAAAAGGAGGGGTGAAGGGTGA
- a CDS encoding ATP-binding cassette domain-containing protein, producing MKKPLITIQDVHISTRTGETLVNRLNFEVAPGEVLGLIGESGSGKSLTAKAIMGLLPEHLSVQGQVYYRDHDLLSMPFANRRKLLGKEIGLIFQDYRGSFTPFIKVGKQLVETIVTHTNLSKKEAQKKVDQVLAQVGLDPARVYRRYPFQLSGGQIQRAAIAMALALKPSLLICDEITTALDVMNAEKVMNYIDQVQRETGCAVLLITHDLAQAYRRTNRMCVMHQGQIVEKGVPVQIRDNPQHPYTKRLSTSLLALPEEEAHKKRESVGVL from the coding sequence GTGAAGAAACCATTGATCACCATTCAAGATGTACATATCAGCACGCGGACAGGAGAGACTTTAGTCAATCGCCTAAACTTCGAGGTAGCACCTGGGGAGGTGTTAGGTTTGATAGGCGAAAGTGGTAGCGGTAAGAGCTTAACGGCCAAAGCGATTATGGGTCTCCTACCAGAACATTTGTCTGTCCAAGGGCAGGTCTATTACCGTGATCACGATCTGCTCAGTATGCCCTTTGCGAACCGACGCAAATTACTAGGAAAAGAAATTGGGCTCATTTTTCAGGATTACCGTGGGAGCTTCACACCGTTCATCAAAGTGGGCAAACAACTTGTAGAAACGATCGTGACCCATACGAACCTAAGCAAGAAAGAAGCTCAGAAGAAGGTTGACCAGGTCTTAGCGCAAGTGGGGCTCGATCCAGCCCGCGTATATCGCCGTTATCCCTTCCAACTTAGCGGGGGACAAATCCAACGTGCTGCCATCGCCATGGCGCTTGCGCTGAAGCCATCCCTTCTGATATGCGATGAAATCACCACCGCACTAGATGTGATGAACGCTGAAAAAGTCATGAATTATATTGACCAAGTCCAACGTGAAACAGGCTGTGCAGTGCTTTTAATCACTCATGACCTCGCCCAAGCATACAGGCGGACTAACCGGATGTGTGTCATGCATCAAGGGCAAATCGTTGAAAAGGGTGTTCCAGTGCAGATACGTGATAATCCTCAGCATCCGTACACGAAAAGATTAAGCACAAGTCTATTGGCTCTTCCGGAAGAAGAGGCACATAAGAAACGTGAAAGCGTGGGTGTTCTATGA
- a CDS encoding ABC transporter ATP-binding protein: MSQLVVDGLTKIYSKSVQALDDVTFRVNKGESVGIIGESGSGKSTLAKVLLGLETYATGRVIFQRITIPPKKRDLMRQYRQNMQLIVQDSHTALNPKLPIWKSLLEPLDNFKALTPSFIPAEGLSRQAMAEALLERVGLDKRMARRYPSELSGGQKQRVSIARAVSIEPTMLICDEPTASLDMTVQVDILNLLKEIQNQTHMTVLFISHDIRSVTYLCDRVMVLKEGRIVDQFAIEALYDRERHAYTQALIRAVTVS, translated from the coding sequence ATGAGTCAATTAGTCGTCGATGGTTTAACGAAGATCTACAGTAAGAGTGTACAAGCGTTAGACGATGTGACCTTCCGTGTTAACAAAGGGGAAAGTGTGGGCATTATCGGAGAGAGCGGAAGTGGCAAAAGCACGCTAGCGAAGGTGCTTCTCGGATTAGAAACCTATGCAACAGGACGCGTCATATTTCAGAGAATCACCATTCCCCCAAAGAAGCGCGACCTCATGCGGCAGTATCGACAGAATATGCAGCTGATTGTCCAAGACAGTCACACGGCATTGAATCCCAAGCTGCCAATATGGAAAAGCTTGCTTGAGCCCTTAGATAATTTTAAGGCATTGACACCTTCCTTTATCCCAGCGGAAGGTCTATCCCGTCAAGCTATGGCTGAAGCGCTGTTAGAGAGAGTGGGTTTAGATAAGCGTATGGCGAGACGTTACCCAAGTGAATTAAGTGGTGGGCAGAAGCAGCGGGTCAGTATCGCCAGGGCGGTGAGTATTGAGCCGACGATGTTGATCTGTGATGAACCTACAGCAAGCTTAGATATGACAGTGCAAGTAGACATTCTTAACTTACTAAAAGAGATTCAAAACCAAACGCATATGACCGTCCTTTTCATTTCTCATGATATTCGATCCGTTACTTATCTGTGTGACCGCGTGATGGTACTCAAAGAAGGGAGAATCGTTGACCAGTTTGCTATAGAAGCACTTTATGATCGAGAGCGTCACGCCTACACACAAGCCCTGATTAGAGCGGTAACAGTATCCTGA